The Borrelia puertoricensis genome has a segment encoding these proteins:
- a CDS encoding single-stranded DNA-binding protein has translation MFDINSLSMSGRLTRNCEVIYTSNSFPILKFTLANNRGVKKNNCVTRQAQFFDCVIFGARAESLAALLKRGVQVVLSGALSYSSWNDKRTGEGKSKYSILVNDICVLNSSIKTQDVNESKLEDEFYEDIPF, from the coding sequence GTGTTTGATATTAACTCGTTAAGTATGTCTGGTCGTTTAACAAGAAACTGTGAGGTTATTTATACTAGTAATAGTTTTCCTATATTAAAATTTACACTAGCTAATAATAGAGGTGTAAAGAAGAATAACTGTGTGACAAGACAGGCTCAATTTTTTGACTGTGTGATTTTTGGAGCTAGAGCTGAGAGTCTTGCTGCTTTACTTAAACGAGGGGTTCAAGTTGTACTTAGTGGAGCCCTATCTTATTCAAGTTGGAATGATAAGCGTACAGGTGAGGGTAAGAGTAAATACAGTATTTTGGTAAATGATATTTGCGTCTTAAACTCATCAATTAAAACACAAGATGTTAATGAGAGTAAGCTTGAAGATGAGTTTTATGAGGATATTCCTTTTTAG
- a CDS encoding DUF603 domain-containing protein → MSRVKKSFDDYVVYFREGKLNDARIAKELGVSRVNVGKMRRKWEEIKDAPEYINGAVKLTICEDTLNKILFHASQSTAQARDLKSQFSMAKSMLGLEFINSFSRYLELELKTHNYKIEELESQISNIYKKTLSKKVAHSEEEGRELEELKLKLDELKRDLELKKMSLCYKTMLKLKATDTDVRSKLQI, encoded by the coding sequence ATGAGTAGGGTAAAGAAATCGTTTGATGATTATGTTGTGTATTTTAGAGAAGGGAAGCTTAATGACGCGAGGATAGCAAAAGAGCTTGGAGTTAGTCGTGTTAATGTAGGAAAGATGAGACGCAAATGGGAAGAGATTAAAGATGCCCCTGAGTATATTAATGGTGCTGTTAAGCTTACTATTTGTGAAGATACTTTAAATAAAATCTTATTTCATGCATCACAAAGTACAGCCCAAGCACGTGATCTTAAAAGTCAGTTTAGTATGGCTAAAAGTATGTTGGGACTAGAATTTATAAATTCATTTAGTCGTTATTTAGAGTTAGAACTTAAAACTCATAATTACAAAATAGAAGAACTCGAGTCTCAAATTAGCAATATTTACAAGAAGACTTTAAGTAAAAAAGTTGCACATTCAGAAGAAGAGGGTCGTGAGCTTGAAGAGTTAAAACTTAAACTCGATGAGCTTAAAAGGGATCTCGAACTTAAGAAGATGTCACTATGTTACAAGACAATGCTAAAGCTTAAAGCTACTGATACAGATGTGCGCTCTAAATTACAAATTTAA
- a CDS encoding Mlp family lipoprotein → MNKINFILVLALLISSCEYEHGNATPKSRVKRNLEEQEEVQKTPEDALREKLNDTQKQGLDFLKDALGDDSILNKILSADESKIKEALDHIQSELAKCTGDDASEQKKTFKEVVKGALNGGENLDKFKDQAASNCNGAGAGG, encoded by the coding sequence ATGAATAAAATTAATTTTATTTTGGTGTTGGCACTACTAATTAGTAGTTGTGAATATGAGCATGGAAATGCTACACCCAAAAGTAGAGTTAAAAGAAATTTGGAAGAACAAGAAGAAGTACAAAAAACACCTGAGGACGCATTAAGAGAAAAGCTAAATGATACTCAAAAGCAAGGCTTAGATTTCTTAAAAGATGCTTTAGGTGATGATTCTATTTTAAATAAAATCTTAAGTGCTGATGAATCTAAAATAAAGGAAGCCCTTGATCATATCCAAAGTGAACTTGCAAAATGCACAGGTGATGATGCTAGCGAGCAAAAAAAAACTTTTAAAGAGGTCGTAAAGGGTGCTCTTAATGGCGGTGAAAACTTAGACAAATTTAAAGATCAAGCAGCAAGCAATTGTAATGGAGCAGGAGCAGGTGGTTAA
- a CDS encoding DUF244 domain-containing protein, giving the protein MNTNVTKINEQRSKEEMQQFGLYRQMVFKGFESFAYQSQENLKGKQKQLSKISRVGRKLPKIGKNECFKFNSKVDFSIQRRALHRVGASEVGSMFIGADALEKLMLERILKAIGREMPFEENLSMRKGKALENLIIDEFVKTYDKNIHILHKNKYSNGIDKYNYFKKVGKSDCLVGATIDAWFVNGEGDAELLETKCSDSFQIQCGASEYNRIGNFLDNKYFFKYYVQVQIQLLCTGLKKGNLFFLFGGDTTNCVIERDDAFIAKIMFYMVAFNVEINNALKYMRSYNDIESASNEELVERIKSFLNKSEFYNTLAQLDFRQEFLKFVKLTNLEVENELGLKNDIFILNKMVEHISKVEAEKAKEAEEITKVVKLKVKEKIQDMMRTYSIIDNIYYNFEGILFSLNMRKRAIKDRFKVFSDSYTQVNGLSNFSSNSNEWSTPILKAV; this is encoded by the coding sequence TCAAAGTCAAGAAAATCTTAAAGGTAAACAAAAACAGTTAAGTAAAATAAGTAGAGTTGGACGTAAATTACCAAAAATTGGTAAGAATGAGTGTTTTAAGTTTAATAGTAAGGTTGACTTTAGTATACAAAGAAGAGCTTTACACAGGGTAGGAGCTAGTGAAGTTGGAAGCATGTTTATTGGTGCTGATGCTTTAGAAAAATTAATGCTAGAGAGAATACTTAAAGCTATAGGAAGGGAAATGCCTTTTGAAGAAAATTTGAGTATGAGAAAGGGAAAGGCTTTAGAGAATTTAATAATTGACGAATTTGTAAAAACCTATGATAAGAATATTCATATATTACATAAAAATAAATATTCAAACGGTATTGATAAATATAATTACTTTAAAAAAGTTGGTAAGAGTGATTGTTTAGTTGGTGCTACAATTGATGCTTGGTTTGTTAACGGGGAAGGTGATGCTGAACTTTTAGAGACAAAATGCAGCGATTCATTTCAAATACAATGCGGCGCTTCTGAATATAATAGAATTGGTAATTTTCTAGATAATAAATATTTCTTTAAGTATTACGTACAAGTGCAGATTCAACTCTTATGTACAGGATTAAAAAAAGGAAACTTATTCTTTTTATTTGGTGGAGATACTACAAACTGTGTTATTGAAAGAGACGATGCATTTATAGCAAAGATTATGTTTTATATGGTGGCTTTTAATGTTGAGATTAACAACGCTCTTAAGTATATGAGAAGCTATAATGATATTGAGAGTGCAAGTAATGAAGAGTTGGTTGAGAGAATAAAATCATTTTTAAATAAAAGTGAATTTTATAATACCTTGGCACAATTAGACTTTAGACAAGAATTTCTTAAGTTTGTTAAGTTGACAAATCTAGAAGTTGAGAATGAGCTTGGTTTAAAAAATGATATTTTTATTTTAAATAAAATGGTTGAGCATATCAGTAAAGTTGAGGCTGAGAAAGCAAAAGAAGCTGAGGAGATTACCAAAGTAGTTAAATTAAAAGTAAAAGAAAAAATTCAAGATATGATGAGGACTTATTCAATTATTGATAATATCTATTATAATTTTGAAGGAATTTTATTCTCGTTAAACATGAGAAAAAGAGCCATTAAAGATAGGTTTAAGGTGTTTAGTGATAGTTATACACAAGTGAATGGGCTTTCTAATTTTAGTAGTAATTCAAATGAATGGTCTACACCTATTTTAAAAGCTGTTTAA
- a CDS encoding tyrosine-type recombinase/integrase produces MKGKHLINYNLNLKIKELEMQNERLSEELTLIKSQSKTRHTKKLSPPLRFYLNDRTIRLVKRAIERFKEQDPISGWFVHLLSITGCRGVEMQNVKLTDIYKETCSNGEVFYSIRVNVAKKRSNICIREVVISKSEFKSIMQAHQNYFLSKGKNTRRTYLFQKSKLKFRDNKINISEIATRFKELLIKGGFKHRKSLHILRNIFIASLKSRGYNSFEIKELMKYSSTSEIDNVYGLSSASKIQAYKDIKTSLK; encoded by the coding sequence ATGAAAGGAAAACATTTAATTAACTACAATCTTAACTTAAAAATTAAAGAATTAGAAATGCAAAATGAACGCTTAAGTGAAGAATTAACTTTAATTAAAAGTCAAAGCAAAACTAGACATACTAAAAAATTATCCCCCCCTTTAAGATTTTATCTAAATGACAGGACAATTAGACTTGTAAAACGCGCTATAGAGAGATTTAAAGAACAAGACCCAATATCTGGATGGTTTGTACACTTACTCTCAATTACTGGTTGTAGGGGTGTTGAGATGCAAAATGTAAAACTTACTGACATATATAAAGAGACGTGTAGTAATGGTGAAGTATTTTATTCTATTCGCGTTAATGTAGCTAAAAAGCGTAGCAATATCTGTATTAGAGAAGTAGTCATTAGTAAATCTGAATTTAAATCTATAATGCAAGCCCATCAAAACTACTTTTTATCTAAAGGAAAAAACACAAGACGTACATATCTATTTCAAAAAAGTAAACTTAAATTTCGTGACAATAAAATTAACATAAGTGAGATCGCAACTAGGTTTAAGGAATTACTCATTAAGGGAGGATTTAAACATCGCAAATCTTTGCATATACTTCGTAATATATTTATAGCATCACTAAAGTCTAGAGGATATAATTCATTTGAAATTAAAGAACTTATGAAATATTCATCTACTTCTGAGATTGATAATGTTTATGGTCTCTCAAGTGCAAGTAAAATACAGGCTTACAAAGATATCAAAACTAGCTTGAAATAA
- a CDS encoding DUF261 family protein, which translates to MKITQNNPNLVSEVRQWGCYFLALHYYVSVFKKLQFSVLDINRNYHNFVKSGCMRSNCYILNPCAVLRRFDISASVRWEGPAYRCLDGEFEISEVKIKNTPGYHFIATNLSSVLYDSLSLRERGREYNVTSKRVFRKI; encoded by the coding sequence ATGAAAATAACGCAAAATAATCCAAATTTAGTCTCAGAAGTACGTCAGTGGGGATGTTACTTTTTAGCTCTTCATTATTACGTATCAGTTTTTAAAAAGTTGCAGTTTAGTGTTCTTGATATAAATAGGAATTATCATAACTTTGTTAAGTCAGGGTGTATGAGAAGTAATTGTTATATTCTAAATCCATGCGCTGTACTGAGACGGTTTGATATCAGTGCAAGTGTGAGGTGGGAGGGCCCTGCTTACAGATGTTTAGATGGAGAATTTGAGATAAGTGAAGTTAAAATAAAAAATACACCAGGATATCATTTTATAGCAACTAATTTGTCTTCTGTACTTTATGATTCACTCTCTCTTAGAGAGCGAGGAAGGGAGTATAATGTTACGTCTAAACGTGTGTTTAGAAAAATATAA
- a CDS encoding PBSX family phage terminase large subunit — MDIYKLPIFKEMQREYKRDFGIDIMDFIKPKALEVDFKGFEQRHLTKKQLEVIRNIEKNKQSKIILSGGIASGKTFLACYLYLKMLIKNRHLYRQDTNNFIIGNSQKSLKINVLGQFEKIASMLKIPFKPKFSNTSYFEIDSLKVNLYGGDKVSDFERFRGSNSALIYVNEATTLHKETLIECLKRLRVGMQAIIFDTNPDNPEHFFKLDYIDNTKIYSTYNFTTYDNELIAREFIKTQEEIYRDIPTYKAKVLLGEWVPSCDAIFTNVNLTSKHEFKSPIAYLDPAYSIGGDNTALCVLERVDQSYYAFIFQEKLPVGDPKMLNTIKTILTNLNVHKLYVEDRDNVSGHGNVTKTFLKLRAGMSHNFKIAPIKPISNKFTRIATLIEPFATSKLSIMDYSSKSAVSDIYKYKGDGKSDDDSLDSLSASYMLLTLSMRTLRAHFTKIRFL; from the coding sequence ATGGATATATATAAGCTGCCTATATTTAAAGAAATGCAGCGAGAGTACAAGCGTGATTTTGGTATTGATATAATGGATTTTATTAAGCCTAAAGCATTGGAGGTTGATTTTAAAGGGTTTGAGCAGAGACACTTAACTAAAAAGCAACTTGAAGTAATACGTAATATCGAGAAGAATAAACAAAGTAAAATTATCCTCTCAGGTGGGATTGCTAGCGGTAAGACGTTTCTAGCATGTTATTTATATCTAAAGATGCTCATTAAGAATAGACATCTTTACAGGCAAGATACTAATAATTTTATAATAGGAAATTCACAAAAATCATTAAAGATTAATGTTTTAGGGCAGTTTGAAAAGATTGCTAGTATGCTTAAGATACCCTTTAAGCCAAAATTTTCTAATACATCATATTTTGAAATAGACTCACTAAAAGTTAATCTGTATGGTGGTGATAAGGTGAGTGATTTTGAGCGGTTTAGAGGGTCTAATTCGGCGCTTATTTACGTTAATGAAGCAACTACGCTGCATAAAGAAACATTAATAGAATGTTTAAAAAGGCTTAGAGTAGGAATGCAGGCAATTATATTTGATACCAATCCAGATAATCCTGAACATTTCTTTAAGCTTGATTATATTGATAATACAAAAATTTACTCTACATATAACTTTACAACATATGATAATGAATTAATTGCTAGAGAATTTATTAAAACCCAAGAAGAGATTTACAGGGACATTCCAACATATAAAGCAAAGGTTCTACTTGGAGAATGGGTCCCGTCCTGTGATGCGATATTTACTAATGTTAATCTTACAAGTAAGCATGAATTTAAAAGTCCTATAGCATATTTAGATCCTGCATATAGTATAGGAGGCGATAATACAGCCCTTTGTGTTTTGGAGAGAGTAGATCAAAGTTATTATGCATTTATTTTTCAAGAAAAGTTACCAGTAGGTGATCCTAAAATGTTAAATACAATTAAAACTATACTTACAAATCTTAATGTACACAAACTATATGTTGAAGATAGGGATAACGTTTCTGGGCATGGGAATGTGACTAAAACGTTTCTTAAACTTAGGGCGGGTATGAGTCATAATTTTAAAATTGCTCCAATTAAACCTATAAGTAATAAATTTACTAGAATTGCTACATTAATAGAGCCATTTGCAACATCTAAACTTAGTATTATGGATTATTCAAGTAAGTCAGCTGTATCTGATATTTATAAGTACAAAGGAGATGGTAAGAGTGATGATGATTCATTAGATAGCCTATCAGCATCATATATGTTATTGACTCTAAGCATGCGTACCCTCAGAGCACATTTTACTAAAATAAGGTTCCTATAA